The Shewanella mangrovisoli genome has a window encoding:
- a CDS encoding zinc-binding alcohol dehydrogenase family protein, producing the protein MRAIGYQAAGAIDAPNALKNITLAEPTPQGFDLLVEVKAISVNPVDTKIRASSSAAAGEYKILGWDAVGVVKAVGDKVSLFKVGDEVWYAGDISRSGSYAEYQLVDERIVGRKPQTLSNAQAAALPLTSITAWELLFDRLGLPQDGSASDARIVIIGAAGGVGSIITQLAVKLTGAEVIGTASRPESATWVKNLGADAVINHNKPLSEELKQLDIADVTHVISLTQTDKHFDEIVKVLRPQGKLALIDDPVGPLDVMKLKRKSLSLHWELMFTRSLYQTEDMIAQHHLLNRIAELIDAGTVQSTFGEHYGTINAQNLLKAHAQIESGKAIGKIVLEGFNQ; encoded by the coding sequence ATGAGAGCCATAGGTTATCAAGCCGCAGGGGCAATCGACGCTCCAAATGCATTAAAAAACATTACACTAGCCGAACCCACACCACAGGGTTTTGACCTGTTGGTCGAGGTGAAAGCCATATCCGTGAATCCTGTTGATACCAAGATCCGCGCATCCAGTTCTGCAGCCGCTGGAGAATATAAAATCCTCGGTTGGGATGCGGTCGGAGTCGTTAAAGCTGTGGGTGATAAGGTGAGCCTGTTTAAAGTAGGTGATGAGGTCTGGTACGCTGGCGATATTAGCCGCAGCGGCAGCTATGCCGAATATCAGTTAGTCGATGAGCGTATCGTGGGCCGTAAACCGCAAACCTTAAGCAATGCACAAGCAGCAGCGCTCCCCTTAACCAGCATCACGGCTTGGGAATTGCTGTTTGACCGTTTAGGTCTACCGCAGGACGGCTCAGCCTCGGATGCACGTATTGTGATTATCGGTGCCGCTGGCGGCGTAGGTTCTATCATCACTCAACTTGCGGTCAAGCTAACTGGCGCCGAGGTGATTGGCACTGCATCACGGCCAGAATCCGCAACTTGGGTTAAAAACTTAGGTGCCGATGCGGTCATAAATCACAACAAGCCGCTCTCGGAGGAGCTAAAGCAGTTGGATATTGCCGACGTTACCCATGTGATTAGCCTAACCCAAACCGATAAGCACTTTGACGAAATTGTAAAAGTGCTTAGACCGCAAGGAAAACTGGCGCTGATTGACGATCCTGTCGGCCCTTTAGATGTGATGAAGCTTAAACGTAAAAGCCTGTCGCTACATTGGGAGCTTATGTTCACCCGCAGCCTGTATCAAACTGAAGATATGATTGCACAGCATCATCTGCTCAACCGTATCGCCGAGCTGATTGATGCAGGCACAGTGCAAAGTACTTTTGGTGAGCATTACGGCACTATCAATGCACAAAACTTGCTTAAGGCGCATGCACAAATAGAGTCAGGTAAGGCCATAGGTAAAATTGTGCTGGAAGGATTTAATCAATGA
- a CDS encoding putative quinol monooxygenase: MKVTVFAQIQAHPGQTDALFNLLKQLVWDTHTEAGCFEYTLHRSLDNANHFWMYEVWQSQAALDAHMASPHFNAFVTASEELVKQVDIHKTYAC, translated from the coding sequence ATGAAAGTGACGGTTTTTGCGCAAATCCAAGCGCATCCAGGTCAAACTGATGCGCTGTTTAACTTGCTCAAACAGTTAGTGTGGGATACCCACACAGAGGCTGGTTGTTTTGAGTATACGCTGCATCGCTCTTTAGATAATGCAAATCACTTCTGGATGTATGAAGTGTGGCAATCTCAAGCAGCCTTAGATGCACATATGGCAAGTCCACACTTTAATGCTTTTGTAACCGCCTCAGAAGAACTCGTTAAGCAGGTTGATATTCATAAAACCTATGCCTGCTAA
- a CDS encoding LysR family transcriptional regulator translates to MLLNDLALFVRVADCGSISAAAAEMELSAASASAAIKRLEKQLDTSLFVRTTRSLRLTAQGERYLIHCRRALSDLALGEQAIASDKGKVSGTLSLSVSSDFGRNLFVPWLDDFLLDFPQLQVRLHLGDNISSFYHDKIDVAVRYGKPQDSNQVAFPICTADRVLCASPEYLAKFGKPETLEQLTQHNCLFYKLDERTHDQWRFERDCQEFKIRVTGNRSANDAEIARRWAVAGKGLVFKSSLDLAEDIMAGRLVPLLPEYRGEPVNLYLVCPGREHVTPVVLLLREMLRQQTQSLSRALATYLKAETQF, encoded by the coding sequence ATGCTGCTGAATGATCTCGCATTATTTGTTCGCGTTGCCGATTGCGGCAGCATTTCTGCGGCGGCAGCCGAGATGGAACTCTCAGCAGCATCGGCGAGTGCTGCGATTAAACGCCTTGAAAAACAACTTGATACTAGTTTGTTTGTGCGTACGACTCGAAGCCTGAGATTAACCGCTCAAGGTGAGCGCTATCTTATCCATTGCCGGCGTGCCTTAAGTGATCTCGCCCTCGGAGAGCAGGCGATCGCCAGTGATAAAGGCAAGGTCTCAGGCACGTTGAGCCTGTCGGTTTCATCCGATTTTGGGCGCAACTTATTCGTCCCTTGGCTCGATGACTTCCTCCTTGATTTTCCACAGCTGCAGGTACGGCTGCATTTGGGCGACAATATCAGCAGCTTTTACCACGACAAAATTGATGTGGCGGTGCGTTACGGTAAGCCGCAGGATTCTAATCAGGTCGCCTTCCCGATTTGTACTGCGGACAGAGTGTTATGTGCCTCGCCTGAATATCTTGCCAAATTTGGCAAGCCTGAAACCTTAGAGCAACTCACGCAACATAATTGCTTGTTTTATAAATTAGATGAGAGAACCCACGATCAATGGCGATTTGAGCGTGATTGTCAGGAATTTAAAATCCGCGTGACGGGCAATCGCAGCGCTAACGATGCGGAAATTGCGCGCCGTTGGGCGGTGGCTGGTAAGGGCTTAGTATTTAAATCGAGCTTAGATCTGGCGGAGGATATTATGGCAGGGCGTCTTGTACCTTTGCTGCCCGAATATCGGGGCGAGCCGGTTAATTTATATTTAGTGTGCCCAGGGCGCGAGCATGTCACTCCAGTAGTGCTGCTGCTTCGTGAAATGCTCAGGCAACAGACTCAAAGCTTAAGCCGCGCCCTAGCTACATACCTCAAAGCTGAAACGCAGTTTTAA
- the rho gene encoding transcription termination factor Rho → MNLTELKDTPISDLVSLAENMKLENMARARKQDIIFSILKAHAKSGEDIFGGGVLEILQDGFGFLRSADGSYLAGPDDIYVSPSQIRRFNMRTGDTIFGKIRPPKEGERYFALLKVNEVNFDKPENSRNKILFENLTPLHAEERMRMERGNGSTEDITARILDLCSPIGKGQRGLIVAPPKAGKTLLLQNIAQSITYNNPEVVLMVLLIDERPEEVTEMQRLVQGEVIASTFDEPASRHVQVAEMVIEKAKRLVEHKKDVVILLDSITRLARAYNTVIPSSGKVLTGGVDANALHRPKRFFGAARNIENGGSLTIIATALVDTGSKMDEVIYEEFKGTGNQELHLSRKAAEKRVFPAIDFNRSGTRREEKLTTPDELQKMWILRKILNPMDEVSAMEFLIDKLAMTKTNEEFFTAMKRAKS, encoded by the coding sequence ATGAACTTAACTGAATTAAAAGACACGCCGATATCCGACCTAGTCTCGCTAGCCGAAAACATGAAACTCGAAAATATGGCCCGCGCTCGCAAGCAGGACATTATTTTCTCTATTCTTAAAGCCCACGCCAAAAGCGGCGAAGACATTTTCGGTGGCGGTGTATTAGAAATCCTCCAAGACGGATTCGGTTTCTTACGTAGTGCAGATGGATCTTACTTAGCTGGCCCGGATGATATTTATGTATCACCAAGCCAAATTCGCCGCTTTAACATGCGAACGGGCGACACCATTTTTGGCAAGATTCGCCCACCAAAAGAAGGTGAACGTTATTTTGCCCTGCTAAAAGTTAACGAAGTTAACTTCGATAAACCTGAAAACTCTCGCAACAAAATCCTCTTTGAAAACTTAACCCCACTCCACGCAGAAGAACGTATGCGTATGGAGCGTGGTAATGGCTCTACTGAAGACATCACTGCCCGTATTCTGGATTTATGCTCTCCTATCGGTAAGGGACAACGTGGTCTGATCGTCGCGCCACCAAAAGCAGGTAAAACCTTATTACTGCAAAACATTGCTCAGTCAATCACCTACAACAACCCTGAAGTCGTGTTGATGGTACTGCTGATCGATGAACGTCCTGAAGAAGTGACCGAGATGCAACGCCTAGTTCAAGGCGAAGTGATTGCATCAACCTTCGACGAACCAGCCAGCCGTCACGTGCAAGTGGCTGAAATGGTCATTGAAAAAGCCAAGCGTTTAGTTGAGCACAAGAAAGACGTTGTGATCCTACTCGACTCTATCACCCGCTTAGCGCGTGCTTACAACACTGTAATCCCATCATCGGGCAAAGTGTTAACCGGTGGTGTGGATGCAAACGCCCTGCACCGTCCTAAGCGCTTCTTCGGTGCTGCTCGTAACATCGAAAACGGCGGCAGCTTAACTATTATTGCTACCGCACTGGTTGATACCGGCTCGAAAATGGACGAAGTGATTTACGAAGAGTTCAAAGGTACGGGTAACCAAGAACTGCATCTGTCACGCAAGGCCGCTGAAAAACGCGTCTTCCCTGCAATCGACTTTAACCGCAGCGGTACTCGTCGCGAAGAAAAACTGACCACGCCTGATGAGCTGCAAAAGATGTGGATCCTGCGTAAGATCTTAAATCCAATGGATGAAGTCAGCGCAATGGAGTTCCTGATCGATAAGCTTGCAATGACTAAGACTAACGAAGAATTCTTCACCGCGATGAAACGCGCTAAGTCTTAA
- the trxA gene encoding thioredoxin TrxA codes for MSDKIIYLSDDSFENDVLKADLPVLVDFWAEWCGPCKMIAPILDDVAEEYAGRVTIAKLNVDQNNVSPAKYGVRGIPTLLLFKNGELAATKVGALSKTQLKEFIDAQI; via the coding sequence ATGAGCGATAAAATTATATACCTGAGCGACGACAGCTTCGAAAACGACGTATTAAAGGCCGATTTACCAGTATTGGTAGACTTCTGGGCTGAATGGTGTGGTCCATGTAAAATGATCGCTCCAATCCTTGACGACGTTGCCGAAGAGTACGCAGGTCGTGTGACTATCGCTAAATTAAACGTTGACCAAAACAACGTTTCTCCAGCGAAATATGGCGTTCGTGGTATCCCAACTTTACTGTTATTCAAGAACGGTGAATTAGCGGCAACTAAAGTTGGCGCACTGTCTAAAACTCAATTAAAAGAGTTCATCGACGCACAAATCTAA